A single region of the Oenococcus kitaharae DSM 17330 genome encodes:
- a CDS encoding 3-oxoacyl-ACP reductase family protein translates to MDLQNKTVLVTGSTRGIGLAIAKAFYQAGCRVVLNGRKNVPEQVLAEFTDSQRVFAVTGDVADASEAQEMVAQALAHFGQLDILVNNAGITRDMLANRMTLEDFKAPIETNLIGSFNVTQPALKAMYRARSGCIINISSVVALIGNVGQVNYAASKAGLIGMTKTIAREAARRNVRCNAITPGMIETDMVAVLSEKTQEKLKSEIPLGHFGQPDEVAQTAVFLAENDYVTGQVITVDGGLAMV, encoded by the coding sequence ATGGATTTACAAAATAAAACAGTTTTGGTTACTGGAAGTACACGCGGTATCGGGCTGGCAATAGCCAAAGCTTTTTATCAAGCCGGATGCCGAGTTGTTTTAAACGGCCGCAAAAATGTTCCGGAACAAGTATTAGCTGAATTTACTGATTCGCAGCGTGTGTTTGCTGTGACGGGTGATGTGGCGGATGCTTCTGAAGCACAGGAGATGGTTGCTCAGGCACTTGCACATTTTGGCCAGTTAGACATTTTAGTGAACAACGCTGGTATCACACGTGATATGCTGGCTAATCGCATGACTTTGGAAGATTTTAAGGCACCGATCGAGACCAACTTGATTGGCAGCTTTAATGTGACACAGCCTGCACTAAAAGCTATGTATCGTGCCCGCAGCGGCTGCATTATAAATATTTCCAGTGTTGTTGCGTTAATAGGTAATGTTGGCCAGGTAAATTACGCTGCCAGCAAAGCCGGCCTGATTGGCATGACAAAGACAATCGCCAGAGAAGCGGCCCGCAGGAATGTACGTTGCAATGCGATTACACCTGGCATGATCGAGACAGATATGGTAGCCGTTTTATCTGAAAAGACACAAGAAAAATTAAAATCCGAAATTCCGCTAGGCCATTTCGGCCAGCCTGATGAAGTGGCTCAAACGGCCGTCTTTTTAGCGGAAAACGATTATGTGACAGGCCAAGTCATTACAGTTGATGGCGGCCTGGCCATGGTTTGA
- a CDS encoding type 1 glutamine amidotransferase: MADYKLRIAHLYGDLMNTYGDYGNVIALTYYAKQIGVTVDYELVSLHDTFKADDYDFVLFGGGQDYEESVTAKDLPGKSAEIKTYIEQGGSLLAVCGGFQLLGRTMEFADGKVINGIGVMSHHTVNLNSPELKDGMRGKRLIGNIEIKNNENGETYHGFENHQGRTFLGEGEKALGHVISGNGNNGDDQTEGVIYKQVYGTYFHGPILTRNGNLAKRILKNALSKRYPKVDWQGKLAAIPTESF; encoded by the coding sequence ATGGCAGATTACAAGCTTAGAATTGCGCACTTATATGGTGATTTGATGAATACATACGGTGATTACGGCAATGTGATTGCTTTGACCTACTATGCCAAACAGATTGGTGTAACTGTCGATTACGAGCTCGTCTCTCTTCACGATACTTTTAAAGCAGATGATTATGATTTCGTGCTTTTTGGCGGCGGGCAGGACTACGAAGAATCTGTGACCGCTAAAGACCTGCCTGGTAAATCAGCAGAAATTAAGACTTACATCGAACAAGGCGGGTCCTTATTAGCTGTTTGCGGCGGCTTTCAATTATTGGGCCGGACCATGGAATTTGCGGACGGCAAAGTCATCAATGGTATCGGCGTCATGTCGCATCATACTGTCAATCTGAATTCACCCGAATTAAAAGACGGCATGCGCGGCAAACGTTTAATCGGCAATATTGAAATTAAAAATAATGAAAACGGCGAAACTTACCATGGTTTTGAAAACCATCAGGGCCGCACTTTTTTGGGCGAGGGTGAAAAAGCTCTGGGCCATGTCATTTCCGGCAACGGCAATAACGGCGACGACCAGACAGAAGGCGTGATTTACAAACAAGTCTACGGCACCTATTTTCACGGCCCGATTCTGACACGCAATGGTAATTTGGCCAAGCGAATCCTTAAAAACGCACTCTCAAAACGATATCCCAAGGTTGATTGGCAAGGCAAATTAGCAGCAATCCCGACTGAGAGCTTTTAA
- the fabZ gene encoding 3-hydroxyacyl-ACP dehydratase FabZ: MLLNARQIADLIPNRYPIAWIDGVTKFTPDESITAVKNITVNEQFMQGRRDITAVPNILIIEMLAQAASILILKSPKFAHKTAYLGGIHSARFVRSLLPGEQVELSIELTKVRENMGVVDCTASVGTEQIASAQLLFVVSPEETASPEKDELVH, encoded by the coding sequence TTGTTATTAAATGCTCGACAAATCGCTGATTTGATTCCTAACCGATATCCGATTGCCTGGATTGATGGTGTCACGAAATTTACACCGGATGAATCAATCACGGCCGTCAAGAATATCACGGTCAATGAACAATTCATGCAGGGACGGCGGGATATTACAGCTGTTCCGAATATTTTGATTATCGAGATGCTGGCTCAAGCGGCTTCGATTTTGATCCTGAAGTCCCCTAAGTTTGCACATAAGACGGCCTACTTGGGTGGTATTCACTCAGCAAGGTTCGTACGTTCGCTGCTTCCAGGCGAACAGGTCGAACTTAGTATTGAATTAACCAAAGTGCGTGAAAACATGGGTGTCGTCGATTGTACAGCATCAGTTGGCACAGAACAGATTGCGAGTGCACAGCTTTTGTTCGTTGTTTCGCCTGAGGAGACAGCTTCGCCGGAAAAGGACGAACTTGTTCATTAA
- a CDS encoding thymidine kinase: MTQLFFEYGAMGSGKTIEILKVAHNYESQGKKVLLMTPDVDDRAGVGIIASRIGLKREAIAIHKKDNLFDEVAKTTDTISAVLIDEAQFLSAEQVDQLAEVVDDLNIPVMTFGLRQDAFNHLFPGSKRLFEIADKLEEMKTICTFCGKKAITQLRIVNGKPQYAGDQVFIGGDETYVPVCRKHWHHPDKERLAELFPQKDQPAD, translated from the coding sequence ATGACACAGCTATTTTTTGAATACGGCGCTATGGGATCAGGCAAGACAATCGAAATCCTGAAGGTAGCCCATAACTATGAATCACAAGGCAAAAAAGTCTTACTGATGACGCCTGATGTTGACGACCGAGCGGGTGTCGGCATTATTGCCAGCCGCATCGGCTTAAAACGCGAAGCGATCGCGATTCATAAAAAAGATAACCTCTTTGACGAAGTAGCTAAGACAACTGATACGATTTCGGCTGTGTTGATTGATGAAGCTCAGTTTTTAAGCGCTGAACAAGTTGACCAGCTGGCGGAAGTTGTTGATGATTTGAATATTCCTGTCATGACTTTTGGCCTGCGTCAGGACGCTTTTAATCATCTTTTCCCGGGCTCAAAGCGTTTATTTGAAATCGCAGATAAATTAGAAGAGATGAAAACGATTTGTACTTTTTGCGGCAAAAAGGCGATTACGCAGCTGCGTATTGTTAATGGCAAACCACAGTATGCTGGAGACCAAGTATTTATCGGCGGGGATGAGACTTACGTGCCTGTCTGCCGCAAGCATTGGCACCATCCTGATAAAGAACGGCTTGCAGAACTGTTTCCTCAAAAAGATCAGCCCGCTGATTAA
- a CDS encoding MarR family winged helix-turn-helix transcriptional regulator: MTDPKIRRISGLLIEVYNDILQVEEKYLRTSRFKDITVKEVHTIDAITMYDHKTTTAVARKLQLSPGTVTASIDKLVKKGYVVRLQSADDQRVIRLGLTRRGRLIYRAHESFHRQMTETFLGDMDTSQVDLIERAMLNLRSFLEIATEKGDSNEDN, translated from the coding sequence ATGACTGATCCAAAAATAAGGAGAATCAGCGGCCTGCTGATCGAAGTTTATAACGATATCCTGCAGGTAGAAGAAAAGTACCTTCGCACAAGTCGTTTTAAAGATATTACAGTCAAGGAAGTGCACACAATTGATGCAATTACGATGTATGACCACAAGACAACGACTGCTGTGGCGCGTAAATTGCAGCTTTCTCCAGGAACTGTGACGGCTTCGATCGATAAGCTTGTAAAAAAAGGCTACGTTGTACGGCTGCAATCTGCCGATGATCAACGTGTCATTCGTTTAGGCCTTACCAGGCGCGGCCGGCTAATCTATCGCGCACACGAGTCTTTTCATCGCCAGATGACGGAGACTTTCTTAGGCGACATGGATACCAGCCAAGTTGATTTAATCGAACGCGCTATGTTGAATTTACGGTCCTTCTTAGAGATTGCGACTGAGAAAGGCGACAGCAATGAAGACAATTAA
- a CDS encoding acyl carrier protein: MTQEELFNKVKDIIADQTGEDADKIQMTTDIKNDLDADSLDVFEVMNEIEDQLDVKIEVEEGLNTVGDLVDFVSKQLVAKKGE, encoded by the coding sequence ATGACTCAAGAAGAATTATTCAACAAAGTAAAAGACATCATCGCTGACCAGACTGGTGAAGATGCTGACAAAATTCAAATGACCACCGACATTAAAAACGATTTGGATGCCGACAGTTTGGATGTTTTTGAAGTAATGAACGAGATCGAAGACCAATTGGATGTCAAGATCGAAGTTGAAGAAGGTTTGAACACAGTTGGCGACTTGGTCGATTTTGTCTCAAAGCAATTGGTTGCAAAAAAGGGAGAATAA
- a CDS encoding beta-ketoacyl-ACP synthase III, whose amino-acid sequence MKTIKIIATASQVPEKIVSNDDLAAIMDTSDDWIKSRTGISNRHIAVNETTSSLAAGALKQLIQDSGIHPEEISYVIVATMSPDRLAPSTAATISAAMGLTNAFAFDVNVACSGFVYALQLAQGLVNSLSAGYGVVIGSEVLSKLVDWQERSTAVLFGDGAAGVLLETTQEANRLLAADLRTYGEQAESLTAGSYVASKVWQQPQTGSPYFQMDGKAVYSFATRQVPASIRRAFDQIEQTPDDSDYFLMHQANQRIMNKAAQILGQPNERFLSNVSEFGNTSSASIPLLLDQFVRQGVIQRDQLLTLTGFGAGLSVGTIIYHF is encoded by the coding sequence ATGAAGACAATTAAAATAATTGCTACGGCTAGTCAGGTGCCAGAAAAGATTGTCAGCAATGACGATCTAGCGGCGATCATGGATACATCAGATGACTGGATTAAAAGCCGGACCGGTATTTCTAATCGCCATATTGCAGTCAATGAGACGACATCGTCTCTGGCAGCCGGCGCTCTAAAACAACTGATTCAAGACAGCGGTATCCATCCCGAAGAAATTTCGTATGTGATTGTGGCAACGATGAGTCCTGACCGTCTAGCGCCTTCAACGGCAGCTACGATCTCGGCTGCGATGGGACTGACTAATGCGTTTGCATTTGATGTTAACGTTGCCTGTTCAGGCTTTGTTTACGCCTTACAGCTAGCCCAAGGGTTGGTGAATAGCTTGTCAGCGGGTTACGGTGTTGTTATAGGTTCGGAAGTTTTGTCCAAACTCGTCGATTGGCAGGAGCGAAGCACCGCTGTGTTGTTTGGTGATGGTGCGGCCGGTGTCTTGTTGGAAACAACTCAGGAAGCAAATCGTTTGTTAGCGGCTGATTTGCGCACTTATGGCGAGCAGGCCGAATCTTTGACAGCCGGCAGTTATGTCGCTTCCAAGGTCTGGCAGCAGCCGCAGACGGGCAGTCCTTATTTTCAAATGGACGGCAAAGCGGTATATTCATTTGCCACGCGGCAGGTCCCAGCATCTATTCGACGGGCTTTTGACCAAATTGAACAGACGCCGGATGACTCGGATTACTTTCTCATGCACCAAGCTAATCAGCGGATCATGAATAAAGCAGCGCAGATTTTAGGGCAGCCTAATGAGCGTTTTCTTAGCAACGTTAGCGAGTTCGGTAACACCTCCTCAGCAAGTATCCCTTTGCTACTGGATCAATTTGTCCGCCAAGGCGTGATTCAGCGGGATCAATTATTAACACTCACCGGCTTTGGTGCCGGCTTGAGTGTTGGCACGATTATTTATCATTTTTAA
- a CDS encoding MFS transporter has translation MDNKIIRQNIYKGYIYQFASYFGITSLWVMYLGQRGLSLWQIGLCESIFHIASFMFELPTGVLADRFKYKTILIFGRLLAFISAAIMLFANNFFFFAVSFIFSAWSYNMQSGTIDALMYESLDPKDRQGRYPHVISVSNSLIEAASTIGAMLAAVFVHWHFQTTYWIEIACAIIAGLTAYKMHEPIRQKDRAAESQPRIWSIVKGSAKFLYQTKQLQHLIMIEALFSSICTCYYYYFQSLMADYHFSSWSISLLMLTSAITNIAAVQMTPYLQRRFPQKHLIFGLSVLLTLSMLLTWIDWIPTLVGLYLIVNLLAAAVEPLFSNYNNQLIPSGQRATLLSTASMLFSLSMIIMFPLVGYLIQMINFSMAFGLLGLIFCALLFWETLAGRKSAA, from the coding sequence ATGGACAATAAAATAATTCGTCAAAATATCTATAAAGGTTACATCTACCAATTTGCCAGCTATTTCGGTATTACGAGCCTCTGGGTTATGTATTTGGGTCAGCGAGGTTTGTCATTATGGCAGATTGGTCTCTGCGAAAGCATTTTTCACATTGCCAGTTTTATGTTTGAACTGCCGACCGGTGTTTTAGCTGATCGTTTCAAATACAAAACAATTCTCATCTTTGGCCGGCTGTTGGCCTTTATTAGTGCAGCCATTATGCTTTTTGCCAACAATTTCTTTTTCTTTGCTGTCTCTTTTATTTTTAGTGCCTGGTCTTACAATATGCAGTCCGGCACGATCGATGCGCTGATGTACGAATCGTTGGATCCAAAGGATCGCCAGGGCCGATACCCGCATGTGATTAGCGTCAGTAATTCTTTAATCGAGGCGGCCAGTACGATTGGTGCTATGTTGGCTGCTGTCTTTGTACATTGGCATTTTCAGACAACCTATTGGATTGAAATTGCCTGTGCTATCATTGCCGGCCTGACGGCCTATAAAATGCATGAACCCATCCGACAAAAAGATCGTGCCGCTGAAAGCCAGCCGCGTATTTGGTCCATTGTCAAAGGATCGGCGAAATTTTTGTATCAGACAAAACAGCTTCAGCATTTGATTATGATTGAGGCTTTATTTTCCAGTATTTGTACCTGCTACTATTACTATTTCCAGTCTTTGATGGCTGACTATCATTTCAGCAGCTGGTCAATCTCGCTTTTGATGCTGACCTCGGCAATTACCAACATCGCCGCTGTGCAGATGACGCCTTATTTGCAGAGGCGTTTTCCACAAAAACATTTAATTTTTGGTCTGAGTGTTCTGCTGACCTTAAGTATGCTGTTGACATGGATCGATTGGATTCCGACATTAGTCGGCCTCTATTTAATCGTCAACCTGCTGGCTGCGGCTGTTGAACCGCTATTCAGCAATTACAATAATCAATTAATTCCAAGCGGTCAGCGAGCGACCTTATTAAGCACAGCCAGTATGCTTTTTTCTTTATCGATGATTATCATGTTTCCGCTGGTCGGTTACCTGATCCAAATGATTAATTTTTCGATGGCTTTTGGCCTGCTGGGATTGATATTTTGTGCCCTATTATTTTGGGAAACGCTGGCTGGCCGAAAAAGTGCTGCTTGA
- a CDS encoding biotin transporter BioY produces MDKFTIQNNLKKVGLAFLLAIFLGFSSQITIPLIWVPITGQTLAVGLIASIFGLSVGIESLSIYILLGWLGLPVFANAHAGLSVLLGPTGGYIWGFLIYILLVRLINRDHNSWQLGIANLSAATIQLIIGAVWLMFAAPMTLPAAIENGILPFLIPGLIKITIICGITMLSWRYLPKLNPINK; encoded by the coding sequence ATGGATAAATTCACCATTCAAAACAATTTAAAAAAGGTCGGGCTGGCTTTCCTATTAGCTATTTTCCTAGGATTCAGCTCGCAAATTACAATCCCATTAATTTGGGTGCCAATTACAGGCCAGACTTTAGCTGTCGGCCTAATTGCCAGTATCTTTGGCCTAAGTGTTGGTATTGAGTCTCTGTCGATCTACATTCTGTTGGGATGGTTGGGCCTGCCTGTGTTTGCTAATGCCCACGCCGGCCTGAGTGTTCTGTTAGGACCAACTGGCGGTTATATCTGGGGATTTTTAATCTACATCCTATTAGTACGTCTGATTAATCGCGACCACAATAGCTGGCAATTAGGTATTGCCAATCTATCAGCAGCCACGATTCAATTAATCATCGGTGCTGTCTGGCTCATGTTCGCCGCGCCAATGACACTGCCGGCTGCTATAGAAAACGGCATTTTGCCTTTCCTAATACCGGGATTAATCAAGATTACGATCATCTGTGGGATCACGATGCTGTCTTGGCGTTATCTACCAAAACTAAATCCAATTAATAAATAA
- a CDS encoding Mur ligase family protein: MTIRSKFALFAGSTSYIFLHKILHRGGTSLPGKIAYQLDPAILKEFADKIQTVIITGTNGKTLTTALCARVLSKSGRLIITNKSGSNMIQGIVATIMAHAAQIRQANRQGQKPIAVLEVDEANVKAAAESLQASHFVLTNIFRDQMDRYGEIYTTYEKITDGINSSPKAEVIANGDSPIFARKPYANPVTYFGFADRPETGDHRAPTNTDGILAPTDDQVLHYHYLTYANLGSYFTPDKSFKRPDLKYAVTKVDSLTPAKSDFEIDQHAFTLPLGGLYNIYNALAAYALGREFGLTADQIFAALNEDSRIFGRQEQLQIGDHLVTIVLIKNPVGANSVIDMMISDPQPFSLVTLLNANYADGIDTSWIFDAEFERLHETKLAKIIVGGQRYKDFSVRLKMAGFPDQIVEQDFSKLIDRIKALPTKNVYVAATYTSMLMFRAELTKAGLAKGSF, from the coding sequence ATGACTATTAGAAGCAAATTCGCCTTGTTTGCCGGATCGACAAGCTACATATTTTTACACAAAATCCTTCATCGCGGCGGCACCTCACTGCCTGGTAAAATCGCTTATCAGCTGGATCCAGCTATTTTAAAAGAATTTGCCGACAAAATCCAGACTGTGATTATCACAGGCACGAATGGTAAAACACTCACAACCGCCCTTTGCGCTCGAGTCTTATCCAAAAGCGGCCGCTTGATTATTACTAATAAATCCGGATCCAATATGATTCAAGGAATTGTTGCCACAATTATGGCTCACGCTGCTCAAATCCGCCAGGCTAATCGACAAGGGCAAAAACCCATTGCGGTTTTAGAAGTCGATGAAGCCAATGTGAAAGCGGCCGCCGAAAGTCTGCAGGCCAGTCATTTTGTCTTGACAAATATTTTTCGCGATCAGATGGATCGCTACGGCGAAATTTACACAACCTATGAAAAAATCACCGATGGTATCAATAGCAGCCCAAAAGCGGAAGTGATTGCTAACGGTGATTCTCCAATTTTCGCACGCAAACCCTATGCTAATCCCGTGACCTATTTTGGTTTTGCCGACCGCCCCGAGACTGGCGACCATCGTGCGCCAACAAACACGGACGGCATTTTGGCTCCGACCGATGATCAGGTACTGCATTACCACTATTTGACTTACGCCAATTTGGGCAGCTATTTTACGCCTGATAAAAGTTTCAAACGGCCCGATCTGAAATACGCCGTCACCAAAGTCGATTCGCTAACGCCAGCTAAATCTGATTTTGAAATTGATCAGCATGCTTTCACACTGCCTTTAGGCGGCCTCTACAATATTTATAACGCGCTGGCTGCTTATGCTTTGGGCCGTGAATTCGGGTTGACCGCTGATCAAATTTTTGCTGCTCTCAATGAAGATTCACGCATCTTTGGCCGCCAGGAACAGCTGCAAATCGGCGACCATCTTGTCACGATCGTCCTGATTAAAAATCCTGTCGGTGCTAACAGCGTCATTGACATGATGATTAGCGATCCGCAGCCCTTCAGCCTGGTGACACTGCTGAATGCCAATTATGCCGACGGTATTGATACCAGCTGGATTTTTGACGCGGAATTCGAGCGTCTGCATGAGACAAAACTGGCTAAAATTATTGTTGGCGGCCAGCGCTATAAAGACTTTAGCGTTCGTTTGAAAATGGCCGGTTTCCCCGACCAGATTGTCGAACAGGATTTTAGCAAACTGATTGACCGCATTAAAGCACTGCCGACAAAAAATGTTTACGTGGCTGCAACATATACAAGTATGCTCATGTTTCGGGCAGAATTAACCAAGGCCGGCTTGGCGAAAGGAAGCTTTTGA
- a CDS encoding biotin--[acetyl-CoA-carboxylase] ligase, whose translation MSTSETLLAFLSQHPGEWRSGSELATQLAISRTAIWKAFNTLKNQGYLIESRHGLGYKLSADGRLDEKIIRSLLTAPADITLHLFESVDSTNTLAKKMLAEGLKKPAVIIANEQTSGHGRRDRNFFSPANSGIYMTLAVPLKQGETVIPGLLTTASAVACGRAIKEVFGIQIQYKWVNDLLFQDKKCGGILSEAITDLESGQINALLVGIGINVSESQAPLPPSLKNKAGSLGQDDGQQRNVLIAALINQFFRLYASYKDTAFLDEYRRHSYILRHQVVLEFNHQKISGIALKIDDDAELVLEDSKGQQRHFAAGEITKVNLKERLYHG comes from the coding sequence TTGTCAACAAGTGAGACCCTGCTCGCTTTTCTCAGTCAGCATCCAGGGGAATGGCGCTCGGGAAGTGAACTGGCAACTCAATTAGCTATCAGCCGGACCGCGATTTGGAAGGCGTTTAATACGTTAAAAAATCAGGGTTACCTGATCGAAAGCAGACATGGCTTGGGATACAAATTATCAGCGGACGGCCGTCTGGACGAAAAAATTATCCGCAGTCTTTTGACAGCACCTGCCGATATTACATTGCATCTATTTGAAAGCGTCGATTCCACCAATACGCTGGCAAAAAAAATGCTGGCTGAGGGTCTAAAAAAGCCGGCGGTCATCATTGCAAACGAGCAGACCAGCGGTCATGGCCGTCGTGACCGCAATTTCTTTTCGCCTGCCAACAGCGGAATTTACATGACATTGGCCGTCCCGCTAAAACAAGGCGAAACTGTCATACCCGGCCTTTTGACAACCGCTTCAGCTGTTGCTTGCGGACGCGCCATTAAAGAAGTTTTTGGTATTCAAATTCAATACAAGTGGGTCAACGACCTCCTATTTCAGGATAAAAAATGCGGCGGGATTCTTTCTGAAGCCATCACGGACTTGGAAAGCGGTCAAATTAATGCCCTGCTGGTCGGGATCGGAATTAACGTATCGGAATCGCAGGCACCTCTACCGCCTTCTTTGAAAAACAAGGCCGGCAGTCTGGGCCAAGATGACGGTCAGCAGCGAAATGTCTTAATCGCTGCCTTGATCAATCAGTTTTTCAGATTATATGCTTCATATAAAGACACTGCATTCTTAGATGAATACCGACGTCATTCCTATATCCTGCGCCATCAGGTTGTGCTTGAATTTAATCATCAGAAAATCAGCGGCATTGCCCTGAAAATTGATGATGATGCTGAACTGGTTTTAGAAGACAGCAAGGGTCAACAGCGGCATTTTGCAGCTGGTGAAATTACAAAAGTAAATTTAAAAGAAAGGTTATATCATGGATAA
- a CDS encoding ACP S-malonyltransferase produces the protein MIRRRHCSEDKKIKLAYLFSGQGGKIAPLDSRLYESSPAFSKVFQRAAEISGIDFWQMWQTGDVRLEQTRFAQPAIFTLSTALYRVISNQLPAAQALVGLSLGEYSALAAAGALEWDAAFRLIQKRADLMQQASEAFPGAMAAVMSTDTDLIERVCREISQETNQIVQPANYNFPKQTVIGGQTQAVAAAVSKLTEAGIKRIVDLPVSGAFHTPLMATANDQFVQELAETDFRPMAINVISNTTGQAFQADTIKETLSRQMVSSTRFTDCLLELQRQGVTHVIELGPGHSLVSFAKKTIKLDSYQAVSDAQSLDEALAAVSN, from the coding sequence CTGATCAGGCGGCGGCACTGCTCGGAGGACAAGAAAATTAAGTTAGCTTATTTATTTAGCGGACAAGGCGGCAAAATTGCCCCTTTGGACAGCCGATTATATGAAAGTTCTCCAGCTTTTTCTAAAGTGTTTCAAAGAGCTGCGGAGATCTCTGGCATTGATTTCTGGCAAATGTGGCAGACCGGAGATGTACGTTTAGAACAAACGCGTTTTGCTCAGCCTGCTATCTTTACGCTGAGTACAGCCTTGTACCGAGTTATCTCTAATCAATTGCCCGCAGCACAGGCTTTAGTTGGCTTGAGTTTAGGAGAATACAGTGCTTTAGCAGCGGCTGGCGCATTAGAATGGGACGCTGCTTTTCGTCTGATTCAAAAACGTGCCGATTTAATGCAGCAGGCTAGTGAAGCTTTTCCTGGCGCTATGGCAGCTGTCATGAGTACTGATACTGATTTAATTGAACGCGTCTGCCGAGAAATTTCGCAGGAGACTAATCAGATTGTTCAGCCGGCTAACTATAATTTTCCCAAGCAGACGGTGATTGGTGGCCAGACACAAGCTGTGGCTGCAGCAGTTTCGAAATTAACGGAAGCCGGTATCAAGCGGATCGTCGATTTGCCGGTCAGTGGTGCTTTTCATACGCCTTTGATGGCAACAGCTAATGATCAATTTGTTCAGGAATTAGCCGAAACTGATTTTCGGCCAATGGCGATCAATGTGATCAGCAACACGACAGGCCAAGCTTTTCAAGCGGACACAATCAAGGAGACATTAAGTCGGCAGATGGTGTCATCGACCCGTTTTACAGATTGCTTATTAGAATTGCAGCGTCAAGGTGTGACTCACGTCATTGAATTAGGTCCTGGCCATTCTTTGGTGAGCTTCGCTAAAAAAACAATCAAACTCGACAGTTATCAGGCTGTCAGTGATGCGCAATCATTGGATGAAGCATTAGCAGCAGTCTCAAACTGA
- a CDS encoding nitronate monooxygenase: protein MELLSPFFKSLGLRYPIFQGGMAWVADGKLAAAVSNAGGMGIIGSGHAPADVVRHEIEVAKSLTKRPFGINVMLLSPHVKEVIEVILAEKDSIALVTTGAGNPSEYLAAFQQAGIRVIPVVPSTGMARIMEREGVDAVIAEGMESGGHIGRMTTMALVPQVVDAVDIPVIAAGGIGDGRGLAASMMLGAQGVQMGTRFLVAEECHIHPLYKEAVLKAKDIDTLVTGQYIGHPARVLKNKMATHYIRNEKGEAQNDNPDYAAVEELGNGSLRRAVQTGDPEQGAYMAGEISGLVNKIQPASEILQEVTDQAAALLGGQEN from the coding sequence ATGGAATTATTGAGTCCGTTTTTCAAATCACTCGGTTTGCGTTATCCGATTTTTCAGGGCGGCATGGCTTGGGTGGCAGATGGGAAACTGGCAGCTGCTGTTTCGAACGCCGGCGGCATGGGAATTATTGGTTCCGGCCACGCACCAGCTGATGTGGTTCGACACGAAATTGAGGTCGCCAAGTCTTTGACCAAGCGCCCATTTGGTATTAATGTGATGCTGCTTTCTCCGCATGTTAAAGAAGTCATTGAAGTGATTTTGGCAGAGAAGGACTCAATCGCATTGGTAACAACTGGTGCTGGCAATCCCTCTGAATATTTAGCTGCTTTTCAACAAGCGGGTATTCGTGTTATCCCTGTTGTTCCATCCACCGGTATGGCTCGGATTATGGAACGGGAAGGTGTTGATGCCGTGATTGCTGAAGGTATGGAATCCGGTGGGCATATTGGCCGAATGACAACGATGGCTCTGGTGCCGCAGGTTGTCGATGCAGTCGATATTCCTGTGATAGCTGCTGGCGGTATTGGTGATGGACGCGGCTTGGCAGCTTCTATGATGCTGGGTGCACAAGGTGTACAAATGGGTACACGTTTTCTTGTGGCTGAAGAATGTCACATCCATCCGCTATATAAAGAAGCTGTTTTAAAAGCTAAAGACATCGACACACTTGTGACTGGTCAATATATTGGTCATCCAGCGCGTGTTTTGAAAAACAAAATGGCGACGCATTATATCCGCAATGAAAAAGGCGAAGCACAAAACGATAATCCTGATTATGCAGCGGTTGAAGAACTTGGCAACGGCAGCTTAAGGCGTGCTGTGCAGACTGGCGATCCTGAACAAGGTGCCTATATGGCCGGTGAAATTTCTGGATTAGTCAACAAGATCCAGCCTGCTTCTGAAATTTTGCAGGAAGTGACTGATCAGGCGGCGGCACTGCTCGGAGGACAAGAAAATTAA